In Pseudomonadales bacterium, the genomic stretch TTTATGATTAACGCCTGACTCAACATTAAAAAAAGCCGCATAGCGGCTTTTTTTATATCAATTTTTATATCAATCGTTTTATCGCATTCGTTTGGTTAATAGTTTCAGTGAGCGCCTTTTGGCTGATAGTTATTTTTTCTCAATTTAAGCACCTTAAGCCACTGAAAACTCGCTTAAATTGATCATTCCGTTCCGTTTCGTTCTAATCCAGTTTAGGTTTTTTCCGCTCAGCTTAGCTGACATCTTCACAGTCTCGAGTGCTAGTTTTCCTTGCAATATAAAAGGCGCTAATACCCTGGGGGTATTACAATAAAGACTTTTCACCTGACTCCACCGATTGAAAAATCAGTGTGTTAATGGTCATTGGTCCAACGCCACCAGGAACCGGGGTGTAGGCGCTGGCTTTGTCGATGACTTTATCAAGTTCAATATCGCCAACGCCGCCAGGATGGTATCCAGCGTCGACGACCACAGCGCCAGCTTTAATCCATTCGGCTTTAATAAACTCAGGTTTGCCGACTGCGCCAACCACGATATCGGCTTGCTTGATATGTTCGCTAAGATTGTTTGTGCGTGAATGGCAGATAGTGACGGTGCAGTTGGCTTCAAGTAGCATGGCAGCCATGGGTTTACCCAAAATAGGGGAGCGTCCAACCACGACGGCATGTTTTCCTTCGAGCGCTATTTGATAATGTTCAAGCAGGCGCATTATACCTTTTGGGGTGGCGCAGCCATAAGCTTCCTCGCCCATAGCCATGCGACCAAAGCCTAAACAGGTGACACCATCAACATCCTTCTCTAATGCAATCGCATCAAAGCAGGCGCGTTCATCAATCTGAGCAGGCACTGGATGTTGTAATAATATGCCGTGAACATCAGGGTTTTGATTTAAGGCGTGAATTTGTGTCAACAGTTGCTCGGTCGTGGTGCTGCTAGCTAATTCAACTTTCATTGAGCGCATGCCTATGCGCTCACAAGCATTGCCTTTCATCTTTACATAGGTTGCAGATGCTGGATCATCGCCGACAAGAATCGTAGCGAGAATTGGCGTGCGGCCTTGACTGGATGATTTAATGGTCTCTACGCGTTT encodes the following:
- the folD gene encoding bifunctional methylenetetrahydrofolate dehydrogenase/methenyltetrahydrofolate cyclohydrolase FolD, producing MTVILDGKALAKQTEAELLKRVETIKSSSQGRTPILATILVGDDPASATYVKMKGNACERIGMRSMKVELASSTTTEQLLTQIHALNQNPDVHGILLQHPVPAQIDERACFDAIALEKDVDGVTCLGFGRMAMGEEAYGCATPKGIMRLLEHYQIALEGKHAVVVGRSPILGKPMAAMLLEANCTVTICHSRTNNLSEHIKQADIVVGAVGKPEFIKAEWIKAGAVVVDAGYHPGGVGDIELDKVIDKASAYTPVPGGVGPMTINTLIFQSVESGEKSLL